The Lactuca sativa cultivar Salinas chromosome 2, Lsat_Salinas_v11, whole genome shotgun sequence genome includes a window with the following:
- the LOC111876689 gene encoding seven transmembrane protein 1 has product MKFLLWNGSSRTRSTNSLSYCVKENKQCIGWWVDKYFKDCLCNVNDEISFGLGIISLVCWGVAEIPQIVTNFRTKSSHGVSLIFLLTWIAGDIFNLVGCLLEPATLPTQYYTAILYTTSTVILVLQGLYYDHIYTLLKSRKADSIAASPEVEEAKKPLITNSQSHAIRASPSQRRDYYYMSARSLAGSSTPPNRGYLWTTRSGPASAMAMAAAADDDDDRSSEDESSSLEIPAKTTSQPRPIPRSVGYGAFLATSLNFPSRTKGLMQVYAHRKLLQDGSGSEAVYGQWLGWMMAAIYMGGRIPQIALNIKRRSVEGLNPLMFIFALIANAAYVGSILARSREWEKIKANMPWLLDAAVCVALDAFIIMQYVYYRYFMKPDLNTDDE; this is encoded by the exons ATGAAGTTTTTGTTGTGGAATGGTAGCAGTAGGACTAGGAGTACTAATTCATTATCATACTGTGTTAAAGAGAATAAGCAATGTATTGGGTGGTGGGTTGACAAGTATTTCAAAGATTGTCTATGCAATGTCAATGACGAAATTTCATTCGGATTGGGAATCATAAGCCTTGTCTGTTGGGGGGTGGCGGAAATCCCTCAGATCGTCACCAACTTCCGTACTAAATCCAGCCATGGCGTCTCGCTCATCTTCCTCCTAACGTGGATCGCCGG GGATATCTTTAATCTTGTGGGTTGTCTTCTCGAACCTGCAACA TTGCCTACACAGTACTACACTGCAATT CTTTACACAACAAGCACAGTGATCTTGGTGTTGCAAGGCTTGTACTATGATCACATCTATACATTGTTAAAGTCCCGGAAAGCTGATTCCATTGCTGCTAGTCCAGAG GTGGAAGAAGCCAAGAAACCTTTAATTACAAATTCTCAAAGTCATGCCATCAGAGCATCCCCATCTCAGCGACGTGACTACTATTACAT GTCAGCAAGATCATTGGCTGGAAGTTCAACTCCACCAAATAGAGGTTATCTGTGGACAACAAGAAGTGGTCCAGCCTCAGCTATGGCTATGGCTGCTGCTGCTGATGATGACGATGATCGTTCTTCAGAAGATGAGTCGTCATCTCTTGAGATAcctgcaaagactacttctcagCCTAGGCCGATACCCCGCTCT GTTGGTTATGGAGCATTTTTGGCTACTTCACTCAACTTTCCTTCACGCACAAAGGGTTTGATGCAAGTGTATGCTCACAGGAAGCTTCTACAA GATGGTAGTGGAAGTGAAGCTGTGTATGGGCAATGGCTAGGCTGGATGATGGCTGCTATATACATGGGTGGAAGGATCCCTCAAATCGCCTTAAAT ATCAAAAGACGCAGTGTTGAG GGTTTGAATCCTCTCATGTTCATCTTTGCTCTCATTGCCAATGCAGCTTATGTTGGAAG CATTCTTGCAAGAAGTAGAGAGTGGGAGAAAATTAAAGCAAATATGCCTTGGCTGCTAGATGCTGCAGTCTGTGTGGCACTTGATGCTTTT ATCATAATGCAGTATGTGTACTACAGATACTTCATGAAGCCAGATCTGAACACTGATGATGAATGA